One Pecten maximus chromosome 16, xPecMax1.1, whole genome shotgun sequence DNA window includes the following coding sequences:
- the LOC117344772 gene encoding xanthine dehydrogenase/oxidase-like: protein MHAEQYRKDWSHSEKIIHKYLGVTWIGTNHRDYEKGEGDPYHYFTYGAGCSVVEIDCLTGEHQVLSADIVMDVGKSLNPGIDVGQIEGAFVQGYGWLTTEEIIVEPHGQYNVSGPVDYKIPNVKGIPRDFKVSILKDCPNERAVYSSKGIGEPPLVLSVSVYLALRNAINSARFDAGLPPVRRLNIPLTVETIRMACP from the exons ATGCATGCAGAACAATATCGGAAAGACTGGAGCCACTCCGAAAAAATAATTCACAAATATCTTGGTGTGACTTG GATCGGGACCAATCATCGAGATTATGAGAAAGGAGAGGGGGATCCCTATCATTATTTCACATATGGTGCTGGCTGTTCTGTCGTGGAGATTGACTGTCTGACAGGGGAACACCAG GTACTGAGTGCGGATATTGTGATGGACGTTGGCAAGAGCCTGAACCCTGGAATAGACGTAGGACAGATAGAGGGCGCCTTCGTCCAG GGGTACGGTTGGTTGACCACCGAGGAGATCATCGTGGAACCCCATGGCCAATACAATGTTTCCGGGCCAGTAGATTACAAGATCCCAAATGTTAAAGGTATTCCAAGAGACTTCAAAGTGTCAATTTTAAAGGACTGTCCAAACGAACGCGCTGTGTATTCATCGAAG GGAATAGGCGAGCCGCCACTGGTTCTATCAGTTTCAGTGTATTTGGCCCTTAGAAACGCCATCAATTCTGCTAGATTCGACGCTGGTTTACCTCCAGTAAGAAGACTAAACATTCCACTTACAGTTGAAACAATAAGGATGGCATGCCCGTGA